The Engystomops pustulosus chromosome 4, aEngPut4.maternal, whole genome shotgun sequence genome contains a region encoding:
- the HMGA2 gene encoding high mobility group protein HMGI-C isoform X1, with protein sequence MSSKESARQSTSAEHPASPSSESPKRARGRPRKPQKEPAAGEPSPKRPRGRPKGSKNKGPSKSAQKKEEGTGEKRPRGRPRKWICDLSFSIWAEHHLPGWLCWHLVTFLLVRGIHCSYLN encoded by the exons ATGAGTTCAAAAGAAAGTGCACGCCAGTCCACGTCTGCCGAGCATCCTGCATCCCCCTCATCAGAGTCACCGAAGAGGGCACGGGGGAGACCTCGGAAACCACAAAAA GAGCCAGCAGCTGGAGAACCTTCTCCTAAAAGACCCAGAGGAAGACCTAAAGGAAGCAAAAACAAAGGTCCTTCAAAATCAGCACAAAAG aaaGAAGAGGGCACTGGTGAGAAACGTCCAAGGGGGCGTCCAAGAAAATGG ATTTGTGATCTGAGCTTCAGCATATGGGCAGAACATCACCTTCCTGGTTGGCTTTGCTGGCACCTTGTCACATTCTTGTTGGTTAGAGGAATTCATTGTTCTTATTTGAACTGA
- the HMGA2 gene encoding high mobility group protein HMGI-C isoform X3, with amino-acid sequence MSSKESARQSTSAEHPASPSSESPKRARGRPRKPQKEPAAGEPSPKRPRGRPKGSKNKGPSKSAQKKEEGTGEKRPRGRPRKWGEC; translated from the exons ATGAGTTCAAAAGAAAGTGCACGCCAGTCCACGTCTGCCGAGCATCCTGCATCCCCCTCATCAGAGTCACCGAAGAGGGCACGGGGGAGACCTCGGAAACCACAAAAA GAGCCAGCAGCTGGAGAACCTTCTCCTAAAAGACCCAGAGGAAGACCTAAAGGAAGCAAAAACAAAGGTCCTTCAAAATCAGCACAAAAG aaaGAAGAGGGCACTGGTGAGAAACGTCCAAGGGGGCGTCCAAGAAAATGG ggTGAATGTTAG